In Cyclobacteriaceae bacterium, the DNA window TTCCATCTACAACGGGCACCTGATCAATTCCCTGCTGATTCATGATTTTAATAGCCTCTCCAATCTTTGCACTCTTCTTTACAGTAAACAGGCTGTCACTGTTGTTGCGATGAAGGATGATGTCGCGTGCTGAAGAAAAGATTCGTTCTTCAAGAAATCCATGATCCTTCATCCAGTTATCATTATAGACCTTGTTGAGGTAACGAGTTCCATGATCAGGAAGCAATACGACCATCATATCATCTTTCTTAAGATGCTCACGGGCATATTCCAAAGCACCATGCATAGCAGATCCACTGCTCCATCCAACAAACAATCCTTCTTCCTTCGACAATCTTCTTGCCATAATCGCACCATCCTTATCCGTTACCTTAATGAATAGGTCAATCATTTCGAAGTTCACATTCTTAGGAAGGATGTCCTCACCAAAACCCTCTGTTAGATATGGGTAGATCTCATTACGGTCAAAAATTCCGGTTTCCTTATATTTTTTAAAAACTGATCCGTAGGTGTCAACGCCAACAGTTTTAAGTTTTGAATTCTGTTGTTTTAAATATTGAGCAGTACCACACATTGATCCGCCTGTTCCTACTGTTGCAACATAATGGGTGATCTTACCACCGCTTTGCTTCCAGATTTCAGGGCCTGTCGTTTCGAAATGGGCTGCAGTATTGGATAGATTGTCGTACTGATTAGGATAGTATGAATTTGGAATATCTTTATTGAGCTTCTTGGCGATGGAGTAATATGAGCGTGGGTCGTCTGGCTCAACATTCGTTGGGCAAACGATAACTTCGGCACCTACTGCCTTAAGAATATTTATTTTTTCCTGAGACTGCTTGTCGGCCATCGTGAAGATGCATTTATAGCCTTTGGCAATTGCAGTCAAGGCAAGGCCCATTCCTGTGTTACCGGAGGTACCTTCGATAATTGTTCCTCCCGGCTTGAGAAGCCCTGCTTTCTCGGCATCCTCGATCATTTTGAGGGCCATCCTGTCTTTTGTTGAATTTCCAGGATTGAAATACTCAACCTTGACAAGGATGGTACCTGCGATTCCTGCATTCAGCTTATTGAGCTTAACCATGGGCGTATTGCCGATAGTTTCTACAATTGAGTTATAGATCATAATGTTGAATAATAGTGACGCAAGGTAATAAAAACGTCTCTTGTAAGTCGCTCGAAATGATATAAGGACTTGTGGATATTTTAAGCGGTAGCTCCCGCTAAAAGATACATTACAGCCATGCGTATGGCTACTCCATTTTCGACCTGATCGAGAATGATGGAATGGTGTGAATCCGCAGCATCGCTACTGAGCTCAACACCACGATTAATCGGCCCCGGGTGCATCAGCACGATTTCCTTTTTCAATCCATCCAGCATTTTTTTGGTGATACCGTAATAGAGTGAATATTCCCGTAAAGAAGGAAAGTACTTTATCTGTTGTCGCTCTAGTTGTATGCGTAAAACGTTTGCTACATCACACCACTCAAGAGCCTTTTGCAAATCCCATTCTGTCTTAACGCCAAGTTGTCCGATAAACTTTGGAAGCAGGGTAGGAGGTCCGCATACTAAAACTTCAGCCCCAAGTTTTTTCAGCGCGAAAATATTTGATAAGGCGACTCTTGAATGTAGAATGTCTCCTATGATCGCAACTTTCTTTCCTTTCACAGATTTTAATTTCTCACGAATAGAATAGGCATCCAGGAGTGCCTGTGTAGGATGTTCATGTGTGCCATCTCCTGCATTGATGATGTTTGCTTTTATATGTTTAGATAAAAAGTGTGCGGCTCCTACGCTGGCATGTCGCATTACGATCATGTCAACCTTCATGGCGAGGATATTGTTAACAGTGTCTAAAAGTGTTTCGCCTTTCTTAACCGAACTATTGGAGGCTGAAAAGTTTATCACATCTGCGGAAAGTCTCTTTTGAGCCAGTTCAAAAGAAAGTCTTGTACGTGTGGAATTTTCAAAAAATACGTTGGCAATGGTTACATCCCGCAAGGAAGGAACTTTCTTTATAGGGCGATTGATAACTTCTTTAAAAGTGTCAGCAGTTTCAAAAATAAGTTCAATGTCATCGCGCGTAATATTCTTGATTCCTAGCAAGTGCGGCTGACTGAGTCGTGACATAAGTTTCAATCTTTATTAATGAGCCAAATTTTATTATGCTTCTGATCGGCATCCAGTTCCACCAGTACACGCTGACTTTCTAAAGTGTCTACGTATTTGCCTACATAGTCAGCAGATATTGGTAATTCACGTGTGTGCTTGCGGTCGATCAATACGAGAAGCTCCACTTTTTCAGGGCGACCGAAAGCGATCATAGCATCTAATGCAGCGCGAACGGTACGGCCGGTATAGAGAACATCGTCGATTACCACCACCTTCTTTCCCTCAATAAGAAATGGGACTCTTGTTTCACTCGCCTTGGCGGGAATATCACGACGGCGGAAATCGTCCCTATGAAAAGTGGTGTCCAGATATCCGAGCGGAATTTGTTTTTTGCTAAGCGCGGATAGTTTTTCCTGAAGCCATTCGGCCAGAAATATCCCCCGGGGTTGGAGGCCTAATAAAATAGTATGTTCGAAATCCCCGTGATTCTCTATTAATTCCTGGCAAAGACGATCAAGGGTGATAGTTAGGAGATCAGAATCAAGAATGAGCTTTTTCTGCATGCCGTGAGGCAAATATAGAAGTTATTTCACGATTCATAACGCTTATTTGTAAGTCAGCTTGTTAACATAGAAGATTTTTCTTTCACTGCCTCCGGTACTTACAATTTGAATTCCATAAGCATAAAAATGTTCCCCATACCAATAATCCAACTGTTCTCCCACAATGCTCTTGGGGTCTATCTTTTGATTGGGATTGGTTTTAATGTCATCCTGACTTTTCCCTTCCAGGACCTGTGAATCATTGATGATTTTTGTGCGGAGTTTATTTTTGAAAAGATACATCATG includes these proteins:
- a CDS encoding aspartate carbamoyltransferase catalytic subunit, encoding MSRLSQPHLLGIKNITRDDIELIFETADTFKEVINRPIKKVPSLRDVTIANVFFENSTRTRLSFELAQKRLSADVINFSASNSSVKKGETLLDTVNNILAMKVDMIVMRHASVGAAHFLSKHIKANIINAGDGTHEHPTQALLDAYSIREKLKSVKGKKVAIIGDILHSRVALSNIFALKKLGAEVLVCGPPTLLPKFIGQLGVKTEWDLQKALEWCDVANVLRIQLERQQIKYFPSLREYSLYYGITKKMLDGLKKEIVLMHPGPINRGVELSSDAADSHHSIILDQVENGVAIRMAVMYLLAGATA
- the pyrR gene encoding bifunctional pyr operon transcriptional regulator/uracil phosphoribosyltransferase PyrR, giving the protein MQKKLILDSDLLTITLDRLCQELIENHGDFEHTILLGLQPRGIFLAEWLQEKLSALSKKQIPLGYLDTTFHRDDFRRRDIPAKASETRVPFLIEGKKVVVIDDVLYTGRTVRAALDAMIAFGRPEKVELLVLIDRKHTRELPISADYVGKYVDTLESQRVLVELDADQKHNKIWLINKD
- a CDS encoding pyridoxal-phosphate dependent enzyme, with product MIYNSIVETIGNTPMVKLNKLNAGIAGTILVKVEYFNPGNSTKDRMALKMIEDAEKAGLLKPGGTIIEGTSGNTGMGLALTAIAKGYKCIFTMADKQSQEKINILKAVGAEVIVCPTNVEPDDPRSYYSIAKKLNKDIPNSYYPNQYDNLSNTAAHFETTGPEIWKQSGGKITHYVATVGTGGSMCGTAQYLKQQNSKLKTVGVDTYGSVFKKYKETGIFDRNEIYPYLTEGFGEDILPKNVNFEMIDLFIKVTDKDGAIMARRLSKEEGLFVGWSSGSAMHGALEYAREHLKKDDMMVVLLPDHGTRYLNKVYNDNWMKDHGFLEERIFSSARDIILHRNNSDSLFTVKKSAKIGEAIKIMNQQGIDQVPVVDGTEFVGSVASASLLEKIIQDPTVKDSSVGELMDKPMQFVALDTTLDVLSSMLNKNNKALLVRDEAMKAHIITHHDILKAMTS